The DNA sequence CACTCCTGTGTTTTTATACGGACATAGCATGGGGGGGAATCTACTGTTGAGTTACATTATAAGGCGTCATCCCAATATCAAGGGGGCCATCGTCAGTGCGCCACATATCCGTTTAGCTTTTCAACCTTCAGCTATGATGTTGATTATGGGGAGAATGATGAAAGGTGTTTTCCCCGGTTTTACCCAACCCAACGGTTTGGATGTTGAGCAAATTTCCCGCGATAATGAAGTAGTGGAAAAGTATAAAAACGATCCCTACGTCCACAATAAACTTACCGCCATTACAGGCATGAGCATGTTGGAAGCTGCGGATGCACTGGACAAATACCAGGGTGCTTTTCCTGTGCCTCTTTTATTAATGCATGGTGCCTCTGATGGGATCACTGATCCTCAAGCAAGCGAAGACTTCGCAGGTCGTATTACTGGCGATATCACGTTCAAAAAATGGGAAGGATTGTACCATGAAATCCACAATGAACCCGAACAACAAGAAATCATGGCGCTAATGGTGAGTTGGATCAACGAACGAATCCGGTAACTTTGCACCCTCACTAATAACATCTTTGTAACAATCACAAGCTTACCAAAATGGCACGAAAGGTGATCTCCAAAGGAGAAATTATTATTCTAATTATTCTAGGATTTGCGATACTGACCTTTGCCTTGCAAAAGTGTGGTGCTAAAGTCATCAATACCACTGAGGATTCGGAAATTATACAACGGCCTCATCAATAAGTGATGGAACAAACCCGCCTACCTGCGGTACGCAGGCAGGA is a window from the Lewinella sp. LCG006 genome containing:
- a CDS encoding lysophospholipase produces the protein MSAEFSWQTADGVKIYGIDWPCEKPCAVVGIIHGLGEHVHRYEHVVDYFHQHNIAAIGYDRRGHGRSGGKKGHTIGYKALLDEIGQLAVEAEERYPHTPVFLYGHSMGGNLLLSYIIRRHPNIKGAIVSAPHIRLAFQPSAMMLIMGRMMKGVFPGFTQPNGLDVEQISRDNEVVEKYKNDPYVHNKLTAITGMSMLEAADALDKYQGAFPVPLLLMHGASDGITDPQASEDFAGRITGDITFKKWEGLYHEIHNEPEQQEIMALMVSWINERIR